A stretch of the Archangium violaceum genome encodes the following:
- a CDS encoding IS110 family transposase, producing MADGEAESFVKRVAALPLPGRLMAQVAPLLNLMQHLNEQIVFMNGVLERVAHKDEQVARLCTVPQVGPVTACAFVSAVDEPERFSGPHQVEAYLGLVPGEKSSGEKQHRGPITKTGNSRVRWLLIQAALSLLRVKRPETEHLREWAEKIAARRGKKIAVVALARRLAGILFAMMRDGTQYRPPQAQEEEMEAA from the coding sequence GTGGCGGATGGGGAGGCGGAGTCCTTCGTCAAGCGGGTGGCGGCCCTGCCTCTGCCGGGCAGGCTCATGGCGCAGGTGGCGCCGCTGCTCAATCTCATGCAGCACCTCAACGAGCAGATTGTCTTCATGAATGGGGTGCTCGAGCGAGTGGCCCACAAGGACGAGCAGGTGGCGCGCCTGTGCACGGTGCCCCAGGTGGGGCCAGTGACGGCGTGTGCCTTCGTGTCCGCGGTGGATGAGCCCGAGCGTTTCAGCGGGCCGCACCAGGTGGAGGCGTACCTGGGGTTGGTGCCGGGCGAGAAGAGCTCGGGAGAGAAGCAACACCGAGGCCCGATAACGAAGACAGGAAACAGCCGGGTGCGCTGGCTGCTGATACAAGCGGCCCTCTCCCTGCTACGGGTGAAGAGGCCAGAAACGGAACACCTGCGAGAGTGGGCCGAGAAGATTGCCGCCCGGCGAGGCAAGAAGATTGCGGTGGTGGCACTGGCACGCAGGCTGGCCGGAATCCTCTTCGCCATGATG
- a CDS encoding transposase, translating into MADGEAESFVKRVAALPLPGRLMAQVAPLLNLMQHLNEQIVFMNGVLERVAHKDEQVARLCTVPQVGPVTACAFVSAVDEPERFSGPHQVEAYLGLVPGEKSSGEKQHRGPITKTGNSRVRWLLIQAALSLLRVKRPETEHLREWAEKNAARRGKNIAVVALARRLDGILFAMMRDGTKYRPPQAQEEEMEAA; encoded by the coding sequence GTGGCGGATGGGGAGGCGGAGTCCTTCGTCAAGCGGGTGGCGGCCCTGCCTCTGCCGGGCAGGCTCATGGCGCAGGTGGCGCCGCTGCTCAATCTCATGCAGCACCTCAACGAGCAGATTGTCTTCATGAATGGGGTGCTTGAGCGAGTGGCCCACAAGGACGAGCAGGTGGCGCGCCTGTGCACGGTGCCCCAGGTGGGGCCAGTGACGGCGTGTGCCTTCGTGTCCGCGGTGGATGAGCCCGAGCGTTTCAGCGGGCCGCACCAGGTGGAGGCGTACCTGGGGTTGGTGCCGGGCGAGAAGAGCTCGGGAGAGAAGCAACACCGAGGCCCGATAACGAAGACAGGAAACAGCCGGGTGCGCTGGCTGCTGATACAAGCGGCCCTCTCCCTGCTACGGGTGAAGAGGCCAGAAACGGAACACCTGCGAGAGTGGGCCGAGAAGAATGCCGCCCGGCGAGGCAAGAACATTGCGGTGGTAGCACTGGCACGCAGGCTGGACGGAATCCTCTTCGCCATGATGCGCGATGGGACGAAATACCGGCCACCCCAAGCACAGGAGGAGGAGATGGAGGCAGCCTGA
- a CDS encoding phytanoyl-CoA dioxygenase family protein yields the protein MTHGHQERAPALTEAQVHQFIQDGFVRVDRAFPRELADECRALLWRDTGCNPDEPATWTQPVVRLGEYGHEPFRKAANTPVLHAAFEQLVGAGRWLPRASLGSFPVRFPSPVDPGDTGWHVDASFPGEDAGNFFSWRVNVASRGRALLMLFLFSDVGEKDAPTRIRIGSHLDVARLLEPEGDAGLSFMEMAGKLDVTAERSVALATGEAGTVYLCHPFLVHAAQPHHGMRPRFMAQPPLFMREPFPLHLEEGNPSPVERAIRQGLRREGGG from the coding sequence ATGACGCACGGACACCAGGAGCGGGCACCTGCCCTCACCGAGGCGCAGGTGCACCAGTTCATCCAGGACGGCTTCGTCCGGGTGGATCGGGCCTTTCCCCGGGAGCTCGCGGATGAATGCCGCGCCCTCTTGTGGCGCGACACCGGATGCAATCCCGACGAGCCGGCGACCTGGACGCAGCCGGTCGTCCGGCTCGGCGAGTACGGGCACGAGCCGTTCCGGAAGGCGGCGAATACGCCCGTGCTGCACGCGGCCTTCGAGCAGCTCGTGGGTGCGGGGCGCTGGCTACCGAGAGCGAGCCTCGGCAGCTTCCCCGTGCGATTCCCGAGCCCGGTGGATCCCGGTGATACCGGCTGGCACGTCGATGCGAGCTTTCCGGGGGAAGACGCGGGCAATTTCTTCTCCTGGCGGGTGAACGTGGCGTCTCGCGGCCGCGCGCTCCTCATGCTCTTCTTGTTCTCCGACGTCGGCGAGAAGGACGCGCCGACACGCATCCGGATCGGTTCCCACCTGGATGTGGCGCGGCTCCTGGAACCCGAGGGCGACGCGGGCCTGTCGTTCATGGAGATGGCCGGGAAGCTCGACGTCACGGCGGAGCGCTCCGTGGCGCTGGCGACGGGAGAGGCCGGGACGGTCTACCTCTGTCACCCGTTCCTCGTGCATGCCGCGCAGCCACACCACGGCATGAGGCCCCGCTTCATGGCGCAGCCGCCGCTCTTCATGCGAGAACCGTTCCCCCTTCACCTGGAGGAGGGGAACCCGTCCCCCGTGGAGCGGGCGATCCGCCAGGGGTTGCGGCGCGAGGGCGGGGGCTGA
- a CDS encoding alpha/beta fold hydrolase, producing the protein MRLETTLVGNGPRRIGLVHGLGVDSSTWEPFIEQLRAAGEVTVFAPDLRGHGRSPRPDSWGLAEFADDLVETLPPDLDVVVGHSLGGAVLAAAVERLRPGHAVYLDPGFQLGLPTSGLRGRLFWAAPALTLGVAALITARSNAAARKGYPERTQRLIADATARFDKRMATSVFRDIAFHPVVAARPLVPSTVVLSADSKAVLPEALATALTGFGWDVRRLPHLRHDMQLQDPAATFALLRDVLLGE; encoded by the coding sequence GTGCGACTCGAGACAACGCTCGTGGGCAACGGCCCCCGCCGCATCGGCCTGGTACATGGACTCGGTGTCGACTCGTCCACCTGGGAGCCCTTCATCGAGCAGCTCCGCGCGGCGGGCGAGGTGACGGTTTTCGCTCCCGACCTGCGGGGCCATGGCCGCAGTCCGCGGCCGGACTCGTGGGGGCTCGCCGAGTTCGCCGACGATCTCGTCGAGACCCTCCCGCCTGACCTCGACGTCGTCGTGGGACACTCGCTCGGAGGCGCGGTGCTCGCGGCCGCGGTGGAGCGGTTGCGGCCCGGCCACGCGGTGTACCTGGATCCAGGCTTCCAGCTGGGCCTGCCGACTTCCGGGCTCCGGGGCCGGCTGTTCTGGGCTGCTCCGGCCCTGACACTCGGTGTCGCCGCCCTCATCACCGCGCGCTCGAACGCGGCGGCGCGCAAGGGCTACCCGGAGCGTACGCAGCGCCTCATCGCGGACGCGACAGCGCGCTTCGACAAGCGGATGGCGACGAGCGTCTTCCGGGACATCGCCTTCCATCCGGTGGTCGCCGCCAGGCCCCTCGTGCCCTCCACCGTCGTGCTCTCCGCGGACAGCAAGGCCGTGTTGCCAGAGGCGCTTGCCACGGCACTGACGGGGTTCGGGTGGGATGTGCGCAGGCTGCCCCACCTGCGCCACGACATGCAACTGCAGGATCCGGCGGCGACGTTCGCGCTCCTGCGGGACGTGCTGCTCGGCGAGTGA
- a CDS encoding ATP-dependent helicase HrpA produces MAPEAAARKEPKKKRRPRVDWAELLRRTFALDVFTCAWCGGKRRVLAYLTAPNAVRAILEHLSLPTRPAQLAAAQGPPQQAWC; encoded by the coding sequence GTGGCGCCTGAGGCAGCGGCCAGGAAGGAGCCGAAGAAGAAGAGGAGGCCGCGAGTGGACTGGGCGGAGTTGCTGAGGAGAACGTTCGCGTTGGACGTCTTCACCTGTGCCTGGTGTGGAGGCAAGCGCCGGGTGTTGGCATACCTGACGGCACCCAACGCCGTGCGCGCCATTCTGGAGCACCTGTCACTGCCTACGCGGCCTGCTCAGCTGGCTGCAGCGCAGGGGCCACCCCAGCAGGCGTGGTGTTGA
- a CDS encoding RCC1 repeat-containing protein: protein MRWSWKHGLALLGAVLATACGGSESTTGGHENPGVDEAPGTTTAALIATATYDTALKVPRCGSVASGCDTGTLVNGRASLGPESNAPNTLGGTCADGTYGTYHGDESVDRVRVYIADGSDLAPGKVATLEVTVWTYSASSDRLDLYYTANATSAPTWSFLTTLTPAGSGVQTLRTTYTLPSVTGVQAVRAAFRYGGSAAACSSGAYDDRDDLAFQVGASTPPPPSAPLPRMATGDAHSLALRPDGTVWAWGDNTSGQLGDGTNLRRLNPVQLQTQALAGTKAVAAGGTHSLALRNDGTLWAWGDNTSGQLGDGTSTPRASPAQVTGLSSIISLAAGGGHSLALRADGTVWAWGDNTSGQLGDGSGVSRFTPVQITGLSNVIALAAGRASSLALRNDGTVWAWGDNASGQLGDSSTLNRFSPVRVPGLSTVKAIAMGGGHSLALRQDGTVWSWGSNSSGQLGEPASITGRLFPAQVTGLSSVIISALAAGQSHSLAMVSDGATWAWGANNLGQLGDGSFTTRYSPTRVLPLPAVKALSTSLNHTLAERTDGSLVGWGTNTAGQLGQGTFSLSSGTPGPVLFPQRLKAVAASSDHVLALDTEGFIWGWGTNGHGQAGGFSYDQLYKQTPTRVSSLSGLTAISAGGAHSLALHGDGTVWSWGRNIDGQLGHGNTYDSTGPTKLPSLTGITAISAGNSHSLALRNDGTVWAWGSNTYGQLGDGTTTRRLSPVQVVGLTGVIAIDAGQQYSLAVRNDGTVWAWGHNDSGQLGDGSGVSPRLSAVQVSGLSGVKAISAGMNHTLALHTDGTVSAWGDNTRGKLGDATPYGRPIPVKVVGLTGAVSVQAGLYHSLAVRNDGSLWAWGSNALGQLGQGTTYDVYSPVQVQGLTGVKSMAAAYNATLAVDSAGRAWVWGFNSYSTFGDGSDFRARPLRLEAAGQVRAAVAGSNHSLAVRTDGTVWAWGSNNTGQLGDGTTVARRGTPVQVSGLTGMVAVDASLHSLALHEDGTVWAWGYNRSGQLGDGTTTQSNAPVQVLGLTGVVAIAVGHEHSVALHEDGTVWAWGDNANGQLGDGDTVDRTLPAQVPGLSEVIAIAAAGNHTLAVRADGTLWAWGNNSSGQLGDGTTTQRLTPAQIPGLSGVTSAAAGATLSLARLSNGTLWSWGDNLFGQLGDGTTSRRLTPVQTYNLTNVETVSAYGMHTLATRADGTVWNWGGNSLGQLGNGTNSANPRSSPGQVPGLTGIRTVSAGSSHVMALGHDGSLWIWGSNSSEQLGDGVSPSRLVPGLLSPFF from the coding sequence ATGAGATGGAGTTGGAAGCATGGACTTGCCCTGCTCGGCGCCGTACTGGCGACGGCATGTGGCGGGAGCGAGAGCACCACCGGGGGACACGAGAACCCCGGCGTGGACGAGGCCCCGGGCACCACCACCGCGGCGCTGATCGCCACGGCCACCTACGACACGGCCTTGAAGGTACCCCGGTGCGGCTCCGTCGCGTCGGGCTGTGACACGGGCACGCTGGTCAACGGCCGCGCCTCGCTCGGCCCCGAGTCGAACGCCCCCAACACCCTGGGAGGCACCTGCGCGGATGGCACCTACGGCACCTACCATGGCGACGAGTCGGTGGATCGGGTGAGGGTGTACATCGCGGATGGCAGCGACCTGGCCCCGGGCAAGGTGGCGACCCTCGAGGTCACCGTCTGGACCTACTCCGCGTCCTCGGACCGGTTGGACCTCTATTACACGGCGAATGCGACCAGCGCGCCCACGTGGTCCTTCCTCACCACGCTGACGCCGGCGGGCTCCGGCGTCCAGACGCTGAGGACCACCTACACCCTTCCCTCCGTCACCGGCGTCCAGGCCGTCCGCGCGGCCTTCCGTTATGGAGGCAGCGCCGCGGCGTGCTCGTCGGGCGCCTACGACGACCGGGACGATCTCGCCTTCCAGGTGGGGGCGAGCACTCCACCGCCACCGTCCGCGCCCCTGCCGCGCATGGCCACGGGGGATGCGCACTCGCTGGCGCTGCGCCCCGACGGCACCGTCTGGGCCTGGGGGGACAACACCTCCGGCCAGCTCGGCGACGGGACGAACCTCCGGCGGCTCAACCCGGTGCAGTTGCAGACGCAGGCCCTCGCCGGGACCAAGGCCGTCGCCGCGGGGGGCACGCACTCGCTGGCGCTGCGCAATGACGGCACGCTCTGGGCCTGGGGCGACAACACCTCCGGCCAGCTCGGCGATGGCACCAGCACCCCGCGCGCCTCCCCGGCCCAGGTGACGGGCCTCTCCAGCATCATCTCCCTCGCGGCGGGCGGAGGACACTCGCTGGCGCTGCGCGCCGACGGCACCGTCTGGGCCTGGGGCGACAACACCTCCGGCCAGCTCGGCGATGGCTCCGGCGTCTCGCGCTTCACGCCCGTGCAGATCACCGGCCTGTCCAACGTCATCGCCCTCGCCGCCGGCCGCGCCTCCTCGCTGGCGCTGCGCAATGACGGCACCGTCTGGGCCTGGGGGGACAACGCCTCCGGCCAGCTCGGTGACAGCTCCACCCTCAACCGGTTCTCCCCGGTGCGCGTCCCGGGGCTCTCCACCGTCAAGGCCATCGCCATGGGCGGAGGGCACTCGCTGGCGCTGCGCCAGGACGGCACCGTCTGGAGCTGGGGCAGCAACAGCTCCGGCCAGCTCGGCGAGCCCGCCTCCATTACCGGCCGGCTCTTCCCGGCCCAGGTGACGGGCCTCTCCAGCGTCATCATCTCGGCCCTCGCGGCCGGCCAGTCCCATTCGCTGGCGATGGTCTCCGATGGGGCAACCTGGGCCTGGGGCGCCAACAACCTCGGGCAGCTCGGCGACGGCTCCTTCACCACCCGGTACTCGCCGACGCGGGTGCTCCCGCTGCCGGCCGTGAAGGCGCTGAGCACGAGCCTGAATCACACCCTGGCGGAGCGCACCGATGGCTCCCTGGTGGGATGGGGAACCAACACCGCCGGGCAGCTCGGCCAGGGCACCTTCTCCCTGAGCTCCGGCACACCGGGGCCGGTGCTCTTCCCCCAGCGCCTCAAGGCCGTGGCGGCCAGCAGCGACCATGTCCTGGCGCTCGACACCGAGGGCTTCATCTGGGGCTGGGGCACCAACGGCCATGGCCAGGCCGGAGGCTTCTCGTACGACCAGCTCTACAAGCAGACCCCGACGCGGGTGTCCTCGCTCTCGGGCCTGACGGCCATTTCCGCCGGTGGCGCGCACTCGCTGGCGCTGCACGGCGACGGCACCGTCTGGAGCTGGGGCAGGAACATCGACGGCCAGCTCGGCCACGGCAACACCTATGACAGCACCGGCCCGACGAAGCTTCCCAGCCTCACGGGCATCACCGCCATCTCCGCCGGGAACTCGCATTCATTGGCGCTGCGCAATGACGGCACCGTCTGGGCCTGGGGGAGCAACACCTACGGCCAGCTCGGTGACGGCACCACGACCCGGCGCCTCTCGCCGGTGCAGGTGGTGGGACTCACGGGCGTGATAGCGATTGACGCCGGGCAGCAGTACTCGCTGGCCGTCCGCAACGACGGCACCGTCTGGGCCTGGGGGCACAACGACTCCGGCCAGCTCGGCGATGGCTCCGGCGTCTCCCCGCGCCTCTCGGCGGTGCAGGTGTCGGGACTGTCGGGCGTGAAGGCCATCTCCGCTGGCATGAACCACACCCTGGCGCTGCACACCGATGGCACCGTGTCGGCCTGGGGCGACAACACCCGCGGCAAGCTGGGAGATGCCACCCCCTACGGCCGGCCCATCCCCGTGAAGGTGGTGGGCCTCACGGGGGCGGTGTCCGTCCAGGCGGGCCTGTACCACTCGCTGGCGGTGCGCAACGACGGCTCCCTCTGGGCCTGGGGGAGCAATGCCCTGGGCCAGCTCGGCCAGGGGACCACCTATGACGTCTACTCCCCCGTCCAGGTGCAGGGCCTCACGGGCGTGAAGTCCATGGCGGCGGCCTACAACGCCACCCTGGCCGTCGACTCGGCCGGCAGGGCGTGGGTGTGGGGCTTCAACAGCTACAGCACCTTCGGTGACGGCTCGGACTTCCGCGCCAGGCCGTTGCGCCTCGAGGCCGCGGGACAGGTGCGGGCCGCTGTCGCCGGCAGCAACCATTCGCTGGCGGTGCGCACCGACGGAACCGTCTGGGCCTGGGGCTCCAACAACACCGGCCAGCTCGGCGACGGCACCACCGTTGCCCGGCGAGGCACTCCGGTCCAGGTATCGGGGCTCACGGGCATGGTGGCCGTCGACGCCAGCCTGCACTCGCTGGCGCTGCACGAGGACGGCACTGTCTGGGCCTGGGGCTACAACCGCTCCGGCCAGCTCGGCGACGGCACCACCACCCAGAGCAACGCTCCGGTCCAGGTGCTGGGGCTCACGGGCGTGGTGGCCATCGCCGTGGGCCATGAGCACTCGGTGGCGCTGCACGAGGACGGCACCGTCTGGGCCTGGGGGGACAACGCCAACGGCCAGCTCGGCGACGGCGATACCGTGGATCGCACCCTGCCGGCGCAGGTCCCCGGCCTCTCGGAGGTGATCGCCATCGCCGCCGCCGGCAACCACACCCTGGCGGTGCGCGCCGATGGCACCCTCTGGGCCTGGGGGAACAACTCCTCCGGCCAGCTCGGCGACGGCACCACCACCCAGCGCCTCACGCCCGCGCAGATCCCCGGCCTCTCGGGCGTGACGTCCGCCGCCGCCGGCGCCACGCTTTCCCTGGCACGGCTCTCCAATGGCACCCTCTGGTCGTGGGGCGACAACCTCTTCGGCCAGCTCGGCGATGGGACCACCAGCCGGCGCCTCACGCCCGTGCAGACCTACAACCTCACGAACGTGGAGACCGTCTCCGCCTACGGCATGCACACCCTGGCCACGCGCGCCGATGGCACCGTGTGGAACTGGGGAGGCAACAGCCTCGGCCAGCTCGGCAATGGCACCAACAGCGCCAACCCGCGCTCCTCGCCCGGACAGGTCCCGGGACTGACGGGCATCCGCACCGTCTCCGCCGGCAGCTCCCACGTCATGGCGCTGGGTCATGACGGCTCGCTGTGGATCTGGGGCAGCAACTCCAGCGAGCAGCTCGGGGACGGAGTGTCGCCCTCGCGCCTGGTGCCGGGGCTCCTCTCTCCGTTCTTCTGA
- a CDS encoding choice-of-anchor Q domain-containing protein, which translates to MLKSEALSFLRAVVVAAVAAFHIASLVQPAPAAAATDYYVNVNTGSDSNSGDSPSAAWKTIRKAGSTVTAGAIVHVAPGVYSEDNITLMNSGTAANPIKYVSDTKWGAKIKNSYAGTKNSTNWFVLKNNGDYVTIDGFDIEGSAGLCLGIFNDGGNTTIKNNHVHDIPANTCGSNGGAGIVNANYAKSNGDIIGNYVHDIGPWPSVVSTVQGIYHSIDGGHVMNNIAFRVSGYGIHLWHAATDVTISNNTVFNNAKGGILFGAGDSPGGVIADNMVVTNNIAVNNGDYGIREYGYAVPDQIGTNNKIHNNLVYNNNTNISTIKAQALGNVQGNITANPQFVSYTGDETGSYHLQSTSPAINSGTSLGAPNYDYGNTNSRPIGSNYDIGAYEYTGSTTGANVAAGKTFTGSTLTNAAAITDGVTNNSTMSGYGTVINGPQSIQVDLGASYSLTSIKLWHYYPDGRIYYDIVVQLSNDPTFASGVTTVFNNDADNSAGQGVGTDAEYVETSAGKEIAFSPVRARYVRLWTNGSTANTYGHYMEVQIFQTPPATKTLTFWERDSNLYSTTGYWYKQALIDGTIVWEEDLADASKTANTWYQHTIDVTSILSGKTTFTLEFRLMSKQIVYNYSATAFWDDIAINSVPITNQGFEAGSTGWTYSEVGPFTEGTSTTAHGGSSSFSMSYPSSTQSQNTYYAKISQTLTNQPAAP; encoded by the coding sequence ATGTTGAAATCGGAGGCGCTTTCATTCCTGCGGGCAGTCGTCGTTGCCGCCGTGGCGGCATTCCACATTGCCTCGCTCGTGCAGCCGGCACCTGCAGCAGCTGCAACCGACTACTATGTCAACGTCAACACCGGATCCGACAGCAACTCGGGCGATTCTCCCAGCGCGGCGTGGAAAACCATTCGCAAAGCGGGCAGCACGGTGACTGCGGGAGCCATCGTGCATGTGGCTCCTGGAGTTTATAGCGAAGACAACATTACGCTAATGAACAGCGGAACGGCCGCCAATCCGATCAAGTACGTTTCGGACACGAAATGGGGGGCGAAGATCAAAAACTCTTACGCCGGCACAAAGAACTCGACCAACTGGTTTGTTTTGAAAAATAACGGCGATTACGTGACGATCGACGGCTTTGATATCGAAGGTTCTGCCGGTTTATGCCTCGGCATCTTCAATGACGGCGGCAATACAACCATTAAAAACAATCATGTCCATGACATTCCGGCCAACACATGCGGCAGCAACGGGGGAGCAGGCATCGTTAACGCCAATTACGCCAAGAGCAATGGCGATATTATTGGCAACTACGTGCATGACATCGGTCCTTGGCCTTCCGTAGTCTCCACCGTCCAGGGGATTTATCACTCCATCGACGGCGGACATGTGATGAACAATATCGCGTTCCGGGTTTCCGGATACGGTATCCACCTGTGGCACGCCGCTACGGACGTCACCATTTCCAACAACACCGTCTTCAATAATGCCAAAGGCGGCATTCTGTTCGGAGCCGGGGATTCTCCCGGAGGCGTCATTGCCGATAACATGGTGGTCACCAACAACATAGCCGTCAATAACGGCGACTACGGAATTCGAGAATACGGCTACGCCGTCCCCGACCAAATCGGAACGAACAATAAAATCCACAACAACCTCGTCTACAACAACAACACCAACATCAGCACGATAAAGGCGCAAGCCCTGGGTAACGTACAAGGAAATATAACGGCCAATCCGCAGTTCGTCAGTTACACGGGCGACGAAACGGGCAGCTATCATTTGCAGTCGACAAGCCCAGCCATCAACAGCGGCACCAGCCTGGGTGCGCCCAATTACGATTATGGCAACACGAATTCGCGCCCCATCGGCTCCAACTATGACATCGGAGCGTACGAATATACGGGCAGCACGACTGGCGCCAATGTAGCGGCAGGCAAGACGTTTACGGGCAGCACACTGACCAACGCAGCCGCCATAACGGATGGGGTGACCAACAACTCCACGATGTCCGGGTACGGGACGGTCATCAACGGACCCCAATCGATCCAAGTCGATCTTGGCGCAAGCTATAGTTTGACGAGCATCAAGCTCTGGCATTACTACCCCGACGGCAGAATCTACTACGATATCGTCGTACAACTGTCGAACGATCCTACTTTTGCTTCCGGCGTCACCACCGTATTCAATAACGACGCCGACAATAGCGCAGGCCAGGGCGTCGGGACGGATGCCGAGTATGTCGAAACAAGCGCCGGGAAAGAGATTGCCTTCAGCCCGGTCCGCGCAAGGTATGTCAGGCTCTGGACCAATGGGAGCACGGCGAACACGTATGGGCACTATATGGAAGTACAGATATTCCAGACTCCGCCTGCGACGAAGACGCTCACGTTCTGGGAAAGGGATTCGAATCTCTATTCCACGACCGGCTATTGGTACAAACAGGCGCTGATTGACGGAACGATCGTATGGGAAGAGGATTTGGCGGACGCCAGCAAGACTGCCAACACCTGGTACCAGCACACCATTGACGTCACAAGTATTCTGAGCGGGAAGACGACCTTTACGCTGGAGTTCAGGTTGATGTCCAAACAGATCGTCTATAATTACAGCGCAACGGCATTCTGGGACGATATTGCGATCAACAGCGTGCCGATTACGAACCAGGGCTTTGAAGCCGGCAGTACGGGGTGGACCTACTCGGAAGTGGGGCCCTTTACGGAGGGAACGTCCACGACCGCCCATGGGGGCAGCAGCTCGTTCAGCATGTCGTATCCGTCCAGCACCCAATCGCAAAACACGTACTACGCCAAGATCAGCCAGACGCTGACAAATCAACCGGCGGCTCCATAA